A genomic segment from Tachypleus tridentatus isolate NWPU-2018 unplaced genomic scaffold, ASM421037v1 Hic_cluster_2, whole genome shotgun sequence encodes:
- the LOC143242240 gene encoding uncharacterized protein LOC143242240, with protein MQRIDIAQVETVFRSHKTLVFVFQCHANLFFRKPEEEWQLALTGIPVLLFDKGETRARTKGRLKLVLAEKITGFILWHDVIDNLTNCEAQDNTFHTMFLSTDHSQMGGFSFENKTAARKFHEQVDLLTSDPLNISLSVPKAKGKNSRNLEKNKVTLKM; from the coding sequence atgcAGCGAATTGACATAGCCCAAGTCGAAACGGTTTTTCGTAGCCACAAAACACTTGTGTTTGTGTTCCAGTGTCACGCcaatttgtttttcagaaagCCAGAGGAAGAATGGCAGTTAGCCCTGACAGGTATCCCTGTCCTGCTGTTTGATAAAGGAGAAACGAGAGCACGAACTAAAGGAAGACTGAAACTGGTCCTCGCCGAAAAAATCACAGGTTTCATTCTCTGGCATGATGTCATTGACAATTTGACGAACTGCGAGGCCCAAGATAATACTTTTCACACCATGTTCCTTTCCACCGATCACAGCCAAATGGGTGGTTTCAGTTTCGAAAACAAAACAGCTGCCAGAAAGTTTCACGAACAAGTCGACCTACTGACGTCGGACCCTCTCAATATATCTTTATCCGTTCCTAAAGCTAAAGGGAAAAATTCCAGGAActtggaaaaaaataaagttaccctaaaaatgtga